One window of Magallana gigas chromosome 2, xbMagGiga1.1, whole genome shotgun sequence genomic DNA carries:
- the LOC105339818 gene encoding thioredoxin domain-containing protein 3 homolog isoform X11 has protein sequence MARRKQEAQLQQEIETQEEWEDMLSKEGLFVVDIYQEWSGPCSCLIANLRRLKNELGDDLLRFAAAKADTIDALEKYRGHCEPCFLFYAGGVLVAVVRGANSPKILRTITEQLQQEHKVIDGQSERKEIKDPYISQLESQEKLDEDDQEKEEEDDSAEEGKKEITVCLIKPDAVAAGKVPEIIADIEAHGIEILKNEERHLTEEEVRSFYSHLQEEPFFDELVSFMTSGNSHVLVLTKGRTGENVISEFRDLIGPTAVEEAKEAKPESLRAKYGEKTFMNALHGSSSEDMAMRELAFFFPDYVAPPAEGKPKLQRTLALIRPDAFKNHKEDILATISEAGFKVAMQKEMQLTREMAEEFYKEHKGQDYFEELITRMTCGPVLALGLAREDAITGWRHMLGPTEVEKAKSEAPESLRAKFALEETKINMLHGSDSEETAKKELEFFFPMEQTVAVIKPDAVGTKDEIIDRIHESGFRIAAQKETNLTRELAEEFYAEHKGKEYYDDLVEHMTSGPTYIMVLSREDAVQGWRQVIGPTDPEKAKEENPDSLRAAYGKNILQNAVHGSSTAEHADVTVKKIFGDLKFAPDGTVIAEDVPEQQEKKEGEEDTEAGEGKEPTNETNEPVLSEEPTEKTQQEPVTTSNTEKEQTAPEVKEEEKKEEEPPKEDATKEESKPAEESKPAEEESKPAEESKPAEEESKPAEEPKPEESKPAEEAPKEEEKKPESPKPNEEQKAEEPKSEEAKTDDAKVEEAKAEESEPKTEQTESNEEQKPAEEGEKKEEEKKEEEKKEEAPAEQG, from the exons ATGGCTAGGCGTAAGCAGGAAGCGCAGCTGCAGCAAGAAATTGAGACTCAGGAAGAATGGGAGGACATGCTCTCAAAAGAGGGCCTCTTTG TTGTTGATATCTACCAAGAATGGAGTGGACCCTGTTCTTGTCTTATCGCAAATCTTCGCCGATTAAAAAATGAACTCGGAGACGACCTCCTTCGTTTTGCTGCT GCTAAAGCAGACACCATTGATGCTCTGGAGAAGTATCGGGGACATTGTGAACCATGCTTTCTCTTCTATGCT ggaGGTGTTTTGGTAGCAGTAGTCAGGGGAGCTAACTCTCCCAAAATTCTGAGAACCATCACTGAACAGCTCCAACAAGAGCATAAAGTCATTGATGGACAGTCAGAGAGGAAGGAG ATAAAGGATCCTTACATTTCTCAGCTGGAATCTCAAGAAAAATTGGATGAGGATGATCAAGAGAAAGAGGAGGAAGATG ATTCTGCGGAAG AGGGAAAGAAAGAGATCACCGTTTGTCTCATCAAGCCTGATGCTGTGGCCGCCGGAAAAGTGCCCGAGATCATTGCTGAT aTTGAGGCCCATGGCATCGAAATCCTGAAGAATGAAGAGCGCCACCTAACAGAGGAGGAAGTCAGGAGTTTCTACAGTCACCTGCAGGAGGAGCCATTCTTCGATGAACTGGTCAGCTTCATGACCAGTGGAAACTCCCACGTCCTGGTCCTGACGAAGGGAAGAACGGGAGAAAACGTCATCAGCGAGTTCAGGGATCTGATTGGTCCAACAGCGGTCGAGGAAGCTAAGGAGGCCAAGCCTGAGAG CTTGAGAGCCAAGTATGGTGAGAAGACATTCATGAACGCTCTTCATGGCAGCAGCTCAGAAGATATGGCAATGAG GGAATTAGCCTTCTTCTTCCCAGACTATGTTGCTCCACCTGCAGAAGGAAAGCCCAAACTTCAGAGAACATTGGCTCTTATTAGACCAGATGCCTTCAAGAACCATAAAG AGGATATCCTGGCAACTATTAGTGAAGCTGGCTTTAAGGTGGCCATGCAGAAGGAGATGCAGCTCACCAGAGAGATGGCTGAAGAGTTCTACAAGGAACACAAAGGCCAAGATTACTTCGAGGAACTCATCACAAGGATGACATG tggTCCTGTTTTGGCTCTTGGCCTGGCCAGAGAGGATGCCATCACAGGCTGGAGACACATGCTTGGACCCACTGAAGTAGAAAAAGCCAAATCGGAGGCACCAGAGAG TTTACGAGCAAAGTTTGCTCTTGAAGAAACCAAGATCAACATGTTGCACGGATCAGATTCAGAAGAGACAGCCAAGAAAGAATTGGAATTCTTCTTCCCAATGGAACAGACAGTTGCAGTCATTAAACCTGATGCTGTTGGAACAAAGG ATGAGATTATTGACAGAATCCATGAGTCTGGATTCAGGATTGCAGCACAAAAAGAAACGAATTTAACCCGAGAGCTGGCAGAAGAGTTCTATGCTGAGCACAAAGGAAAGGAATACTATGATGATTTAGTGGAACACATGACTAG TGGACCAACTTACATAATGGTGCTATCACGAGAGGATGCCGTCCAAGGATGGAGACAGGTCATTGGTCCAACTGACCCCGAAAAGGCTAAGGAAGAGAACCCAGACTC ATTACGTGCAGCTTACGGCAAAAATATTCTCCAAAATGCAGTTCATGGTAGCTCAACGGCTGAGCACGCGGACGTGACTGTGAAGAAGATATTTggtgatttaaaatttgcaccAGATGGTACTGTCATAG CTGAGGATGTCCCAGAGCAACAAGAGAAGAaag aaggtGAGGAGGATACAGAGGCAGGAGAAGGGAAGGAACCAACTAATGAGACCAATGAACCCGTTTTATCAGAAGAACCCACAGAAAAAACACAACAAG AACCTGTGACAACTTCAAATACTGAGAAAGAACAGACTGCACCTGAAGTTAAAGAAG AAGAGAAGAAGGAAGAAGAACCACCAAAGGAAGATGCCACTAAGGAAGAGTCCAAACCAGCAGAAGAGTCCAAACCAGCAGAGGAAGAGTCCAAACCAGCAGAAGAGTCCAAACCAGCAGAGGAAGAGTCCAAACCAGCAGAAGAGCCTAAACCAGAGG AGTCCAAACCAGCAGAAGAAGCACCAAAGGAAGAAGAGAAAAAACCAG AATCACCAAAGCCTAATGAGGAACAAAAAG CTGAAGAACCTAAAAGTGAAGAGGCAAAAACTGATGACGCCAAAGTTGAGGAGGCTAAAGCAGAGGAAAGTGAACCAAAAACTGAACAAACTGAATCAAATGAGGAACAGAAGCCAG CTGAAGAAGGAGAGAAGAAAGAAGAAGAGAAGAAGGAGGAGGAAAAGAAGGAAGAAGCACCAGCTGAACAAG GTTGA
- the LOC105339818 gene encoding thioredoxin domain-containing protein 6 isoform X4 codes for MARRKQEAQLQQEIETQEEWEDMLSKEGLFVIDVYNEWSGPCKCMVSIFKKAKLDLGDKLYKPAIAKADTIDALEKYRGHCEPCFLFYAGGVLVAVVRGANSPKILRTITEQLQQEHKVIDGQSERKEIKDPYISQLESQEKLDEDDQEKEEEDDSAEAKSRSQSRFAKEGKKEITVCLIKPDAVAAGKVPEIIADIEAHGIEILKNEERHLTEEEVRSFYSHLQEEPFFDELVSFMTSGNSHVLVLTKGRTGENVISEFRDLIGPTAVEEAKEAKPESLRAKYGEKTFMNALHGSSSEDMAMRELAFFFPDYVAPPAEGKPKLQRTLALIRPDAFKNHKEDILATISEAGFKVAMQKEMQLTREMAEEFYKEHKGQDYFEELITRMTCGPVLALGLAREDAITGWRHMLGPTEVEKAKSEAPESLRAKFALEETKINMLHGSDSEETAKKELEFFFPMEQTVAVIKPDAVGTKDEIIDRIHESGFRIAAQKETNLTRELAEEFYAEHKGKEYYDDLVEHMTSGPTYIMVLSREDAVQGWRQVIGPTDPEKAKEENPDSLRAAYGKNILQNAVHGSSTAEHADVTVKKIFGDLKFAPDGTVIAEDVPEQQEKKEGEEDTEAGEGKEPTNETNEPVLSEEPTEKTQQEPVTTSNTEKEQTAPEVKEEEKKEEEPPKEDATKEESKPAEESKPAEEESKPAEESKPAEEESKPAEEPKPEESKPAEEAPKEEEKKPESPKPNEEQKAEEPKSEEAKTDDAKVEEAKAEESEPKTEQTESNEEQKPAEEGEKKEEEKKEEEKKEEAPAEQG; via the exons ATGGCTAGGCGTAAGCAGGAAGCGCAGCTGCAGCAAGAAATTGAGACTCAGGAAGAATGGGAGGACATGCTCTCAAAAGAGGGCCTCTTTG TTATTGATGTGTACAACGAATGGAGTGGCCCATGCAAATGCATGGTTAGCATTTTCAAAAAGGCCAAACTTGACCTAGGTGATAAGCTTTATAAACCGGCCATT GCTAAAGCAGACACCATTGATGCTCTGGAGAAGTATCGGGGACATTGTGAACCATGCTTTCTCTTCTATGCT ggaGGTGTTTTGGTAGCAGTAGTCAGGGGAGCTAACTCTCCCAAAATTCTGAGAACCATCACTGAACAGCTCCAACAAGAGCATAAAGTCATTGATGGACAGTCAGAGAGGAAGGAG ATAAAGGATCCTTACATTTCTCAGCTGGAATCTCAAGAAAAATTGGATGAGGATGATCAAGAGAAAGAGGAGGAAGATG ATTCTGCGGAAG CGAAAAGCCGTTCACAATCTCGGTTTGCCAAAG AGGGAAAGAAAGAGATCACCGTTTGTCTCATCAAGCCTGATGCTGTGGCCGCCGGAAAAGTGCCCGAGATCATTGCTGAT aTTGAGGCCCATGGCATCGAAATCCTGAAGAATGAAGAGCGCCACCTAACAGAGGAGGAAGTCAGGAGTTTCTACAGTCACCTGCAGGAGGAGCCATTCTTCGATGAACTGGTCAGCTTCATGACCAGTGGAAACTCCCACGTCCTGGTCCTGACGAAGGGAAGAACGGGAGAAAACGTCATCAGCGAGTTCAGGGATCTGATTGGTCCAACAGCGGTCGAGGAAGCTAAGGAGGCCAAGCCTGAGAG CTTGAGAGCCAAGTATGGTGAGAAGACATTCATGAACGCTCTTCATGGCAGCAGCTCAGAAGATATGGCAATGAG GGAATTAGCCTTCTTCTTCCCAGACTATGTTGCTCCACCTGCAGAAGGAAAGCCCAAACTTCAGAGAACATTGGCTCTTATTAGACCAGATGCCTTCAAGAACCATAAAG AGGATATCCTGGCAACTATTAGTGAAGCTGGCTTTAAGGTGGCCATGCAGAAGGAGATGCAGCTCACCAGAGAGATGGCTGAAGAGTTCTACAAGGAACACAAAGGCCAAGATTACTTCGAGGAACTCATCACAAGGATGACATG tggTCCTGTTTTGGCTCTTGGCCTGGCCAGAGAGGATGCCATCACAGGCTGGAGACACATGCTTGGACCCACTGAAGTAGAAAAAGCCAAATCGGAGGCACCAGAGAG TTTACGAGCAAAGTTTGCTCTTGAAGAAACCAAGATCAACATGTTGCACGGATCAGATTCAGAAGAGACAGCCAAGAAAGAATTGGAATTCTTCTTCCCAATGGAACAGACAGTTGCAGTCATTAAACCTGATGCTGTTGGAACAAAGG ATGAGATTATTGACAGAATCCATGAGTCTGGATTCAGGATTGCAGCACAAAAAGAAACGAATTTAACCCGAGAGCTGGCAGAAGAGTTCTATGCTGAGCACAAAGGAAAGGAATACTATGATGATTTAGTGGAACACATGACTAG TGGACCAACTTACATAATGGTGCTATCACGAGAGGATGCCGTCCAAGGATGGAGACAGGTCATTGGTCCAACTGACCCCGAAAAGGCTAAGGAAGAGAACCCAGACTC ATTACGTGCAGCTTACGGCAAAAATATTCTCCAAAATGCAGTTCATGGTAGCTCAACGGCTGAGCACGCGGACGTGACTGTGAAGAAGATATTTggtgatttaaaatttgcaccAGATGGTACTGTCATAG CTGAGGATGTCCCAGAGCAACAAGAGAAGAaag aaggtGAGGAGGATACAGAGGCAGGAGAAGGGAAGGAACCAACTAATGAGACCAATGAACCCGTTTTATCAGAAGAACCCACAGAAAAAACACAACAAG AACCTGTGACAACTTCAAATACTGAGAAAGAACAGACTGCACCTGAAGTTAAAGAAG AAGAGAAGAAGGAAGAAGAACCACCAAAGGAAGATGCCACTAAGGAAGAGTCCAAACCAGCAGAAGAGTCCAAACCAGCAGAGGAAGAGTCCAAACCAGCAGAAGAGTCCAAACCAGCAGAGGAAGAGTCCAAACCAGCAGAAGAGCCTAAACCAGAGG AGTCCAAACCAGCAGAAGAAGCACCAAAGGAAGAAGAGAAAAAACCAG AATCACCAAAGCCTAATGAGGAACAAAAAG CTGAAGAACCTAAAAGTGAAGAGGCAAAAACTGATGACGCCAAAGTTGAGGAGGCTAAAGCAGAGGAAAGTGAACCAAAAACTGAACAAACTGAATCAAATGAGGAACAGAAGCCAG CTGAAGAAGGAGAGAAGAAAGAAGAAGAGAAGAAGGAGGAGGAAAAGAAGGAAGAAGCACCAGCTGAACAAG GTTGA
- the LOC105339818 gene encoding thioredoxin domain-containing protein 3 homolog isoform X2, which yields MARRKQEAQLQQEIETQEEWEDMLSKEGLFVVDVFLSWCGPCASMSGSFKKIKLELGDPLLNFMIAKADTIDALEKYRGHCEPCFLFYAGGVLVAVVRGANSPKILRTITEQLQQEHKVIDGQSERKEIKDPYISQLESQEKLDEDDQEKEEEDDSAEAKSRSQSRFAKEGKKEITVCLIKPDAVAAGKVPEIIADIEAHGIEILKNEERHLTEEEVRSFYSHLQEEPFFDELVSFMTSGNSHVLVLTKGRTGENVISEFRDLIGPTAVEEAKEAKPESLRAKYGEKTFMNALHGSSSEDMAMRELAFFFPDYVAPPAEGKPKLQRTLALIRPDAFKNHKEDILATISEAGFKVAMQKEMQLTREMAEEFYKEHKGQDYFEELITRMTCGPVLALGLAREDAITGWRHMLGPTEVEKAKSEAPESLRAKFALEETKINMLHGSDSEETAKKELEFFFPMEQTVAVIKPDAVGTKDEIIDRIHESGFRIAAQKETNLTRELAEEFYAEHKGKEYYDDLVEHMTSGPTYIMVLSREDAVQGWRQVIGPTDPEKAKEENPDSLRAAYGKNILQNAVHGSSTAEHADVTVKKIFGDLKFAPDGTVIAEDVPEQQEKKEGEEDTEAGEGKEPTNETNEPVLSEEPTEKTQQEPVTTSNTEKEQTAPEVKEEEKKEEEPPKEDATKEESKPAEESKPAEEESKPAEESKPAEEESKPAEEPKPEESKPAEEAPKEEEKKPESPKPNEEQKAEEPKSEEAKTDDAKVEEAKAEESEPKTEQTESNEEQKPAEEGEKKEEEKKEEEKKEEAPAEQG from the exons ATGGCTAGGCGTAAGCAGGAAGCGCAGCTGCAGCAAGAAATTGAGACTCAGGAAGAATGGGAGGACATGCTCTCAAAAGAGGGCCTCTTTG TTGTAGATGTATTCTTGTCTTGGTGTGGTCCATGTGCGTCAATGTCAGGatcgtttaaaaaaattaaactagaACTCGGTGATCCCTTGTTGAATTTTATGATC GCTAAAGCAGACACCATTGATGCTCTGGAGAAGTATCGGGGACATTGTGAACCATGCTTTCTCTTCTATGCT ggaGGTGTTTTGGTAGCAGTAGTCAGGGGAGCTAACTCTCCCAAAATTCTGAGAACCATCACTGAACAGCTCCAACAAGAGCATAAAGTCATTGATGGACAGTCAGAGAGGAAGGAG ATAAAGGATCCTTACATTTCTCAGCTGGAATCTCAAGAAAAATTGGATGAGGATGATCAAGAGAAAGAGGAGGAAGATG ATTCTGCGGAAG CGAAAAGCCGTTCACAATCTCGGTTTGCCAAAG AGGGAAAGAAAGAGATCACCGTTTGTCTCATCAAGCCTGATGCTGTGGCCGCCGGAAAAGTGCCCGAGATCATTGCTGAT aTTGAGGCCCATGGCATCGAAATCCTGAAGAATGAAGAGCGCCACCTAACAGAGGAGGAAGTCAGGAGTTTCTACAGTCACCTGCAGGAGGAGCCATTCTTCGATGAACTGGTCAGCTTCATGACCAGTGGAAACTCCCACGTCCTGGTCCTGACGAAGGGAAGAACGGGAGAAAACGTCATCAGCGAGTTCAGGGATCTGATTGGTCCAACAGCGGTCGAGGAAGCTAAGGAGGCCAAGCCTGAGAG CTTGAGAGCCAAGTATGGTGAGAAGACATTCATGAACGCTCTTCATGGCAGCAGCTCAGAAGATATGGCAATGAG GGAATTAGCCTTCTTCTTCCCAGACTATGTTGCTCCACCTGCAGAAGGAAAGCCCAAACTTCAGAGAACATTGGCTCTTATTAGACCAGATGCCTTCAAGAACCATAAAG AGGATATCCTGGCAACTATTAGTGAAGCTGGCTTTAAGGTGGCCATGCAGAAGGAGATGCAGCTCACCAGAGAGATGGCTGAAGAGTTCTACAAGGAACACAAAGGCCAAGATTACTTCGAGGAACTCATCACAAGGATGACATG tggTCCTGTTTTGGCTCTTGGCCTGGCCAGAGAGGATGCCATCACAGGCTGGAGACACATGCTTGGACCCACTGAAGTAGAAAAAGCCAAATCGGAGGCACCAGAGAG TTTACGAGCAAAGTTTGCTCTTGAAGAAACCAAGATCAACATGTTGCACGGATCAGATTCAGAAGAGACAGCCAAGAAAGAATTGGAATTCTTCTTCCCAATGGAACAGACAGTTGCAGTCATTAAACCTGATGCTGTTGGAACAAAGG ATGAGATTATTGACAGAATCCATGAGTCTGGATTCAGGATTGCAGCACAAAAAGAAACGAATTTAACCCGAGAGCTGGCAGAAGAGTTCTATGCTGAGCACAAAGGAAAGGAATACTATGATGATTTAGTGGAACACATGACTAG TGGACCAACTTACATAATGGTGCTATCACGAGAGGATGCCGTCCAAGGATGGAGACAGGTCATTGGTCCAACTGACCCCGAAAAGGCTAAGGAAGAGAACCCAGACTC ATTACGTGCAGCTTACGGCAAAAATATTCTCCAAAATGCAGTTCATGGTAGCTCAACGGCTGAGCACGCGGACGTGACTGTGAAGAAGATATTTggtgatttaaaatttgcaccAGATGGTACTGTCATAG CTGAGGATGTCCCAGAGCAACAAGAGAAGAaag aaggtGAGGAGGATACAGAGGCAGGAGAAGGGAAGGAACCAACTAATGAGACCAATGAACCCGTTTTATCAGAAGAACCCACAGAAAAAACACAACAAG AACCTGTGACAACTTCAAATACTGAGAAAGAACAGACTGCACCTGAAGTTAAAGAAG AAGAGAAGAAGGAAGAAGAACCACCAAAGGAAGATGCCACTAAGGAAGAGTCCAAACCAGCAGAAGAGTCCAAACCAGCAGAGGAAGAGTCCAAACCAGCAGAAGAGTCCAAACCAGCAGAGGAAGAGTCCAAACCAGCAGAAGAGCCTAAACCAGAGG AGTCCAAACCAGCAGAAGAAGCACCAAAGGAAGAAGAGAAAAAACCAG AATCACCAAAGCCTAATGAGGAACAAAAAG CTGAAGAACCTAAAAGTGAAGAGGCAAAAACTGATGACGCCAAAGTTGAGGAGGCTAAAGCAGAGGAAAGTGAACCAAAAACTGAACAAACTGAATCAAATGAGGAACAGAAGCCAG CTGAAGAAGGAGAGAAGAAAGAAGAAGAGAAGAAGGAGGAGGAAAAGAAGGAAGAAGCACCAGCTGAACAAG GTTGA
- the LOC105339818 gene encoding thioredoxin domain-containing protein 3 homolog isoform X18: MARRKQEAQLQQEIETQEEWEDMLSKEGLFVVDIYQEWSGPCSCLIANLRRLKNELGDDLLRFAAAKADTIDALEKYRGHCEPCFLFYAGGVLVAVVRGANSPKILRTITEQLQQEHKVIDGQSERKEIKDPYISQLESQEKLDEDDQEKEEEDDSAEAKSRSQSRFAKEGKKEITVCLIKPDAVAAGKVPEIIADIEAHGIEILKNEERHLTEEEVRSFYSHLQEEPFFDELVSFMTSGNSHVLVLTKGRTGENVISEFRDLIGPTAVEEAKEAKPESLRAKYGEKTFMNALHGSSSEDMAMRELAFFFPDYVAPPAEGKPKLQRTLALIRPDAFKNHKEDILATISEAGFKVAMQKEMQLTREMAEEFYKEHKGQDYFEELITRMTCGPVLALGLAREDAITGWRHMLGPTEVEKAKSEAPESLRAKFALEETKINMLHGSDSEETAKKELEFFFPMEQTVAVIKPDAVGTKDEIIDRIHESGFRIAAQKETNLTRELAEEFYAEHKGKEYYDDLVEHMTSGPTYIMVLSREDAVQGWRQVIGPTDPEKAKEENPDSLRAAYGKNILQNAVHGSSTAEHADVTVKKIFGDLKFAPDGTVIAEDVPEQQEKKEPVTTSNTEKEQTAPEVKEEEKKEEEPPKEDATKEESKPAEESKPAEEESKPAEESKPAEEESKPAEEPKPEESKPAEEAPKEEEKKPESPKPNEEQKAEEPKSEEAKTDDAKVEEAKAEESEPKTEQTESNEEQKPAEEGEKKEEEKKEEEKKEEAPAEQG; the protein is encoded by the exons ATGGCTAGGCGTAAGCAGGAAGCGCAGCTGCAGCAAGAAATTGAGACTCAGGAAGAATGGGAGGACATGCTCTCAAAAGAGGGCCTCTTTG TTGTTGATATCTACCAAGAATGGAGTGGACCCTGTTCTTGTCTTATCGCAAATCTTCGCCGATTAAAAAATGAACTCGGAGACGACCTCCTTCGTTTTGCTGCT GCTAAAGCAGACACCATTGATGCTCTGGAGAAGTATCGGGGACATTGTGAACCATGCTTTCTCTTCTATGCT ggaGGTGTTTTGGTAGCAGTAGTCAGGGGAGCTAACTCTCCCAAAATTCTGAGAACCATCACTGAACAGCTCCAACAAGAGCATAAAGTCATTGATGGACAGTCAGAGAGGAAGGAG ATAAAGGATCCTTACATTTCTCAGCTGGAATCTCAAGAAAAATTGGATGAGGATGATCAAGAGAAAGAGGAGGAAGATG ATTCTGCGGAAG CGAAAAGCCGTTCACAATCTCGGTTTGCCAAAG AGGGAAAGAAAGAGATCACCGTTTGTCTCATCAAGCCTGATGCTGTGGCCGCCGGAAAAGTGCCCGAGATCATTGCTGAT aTTGAGGCCCATGGCATCGAAATCCTGAAGAATGAAGAGCGCCACCTAACAGAGGAGGAAGTCAGGAGTTTCTACAGTCACCTGCAGGAGGAGCCATTCTTCGATGAACTGGTCAGCTTCATGACCAGTGGAAACTCCCACGTCCTGGTCCTGACGAAGGGAAGAACGGGAGAAAACGTCATCAGCGAGTTCAGGGATCTGATTGGTCCAACAGCGGTCGAGGAAGCTAAGGAGGCCAAGCCTGAGAG CTTGAGAGCCAAGTATGGTGAGAAGACATTCATGAACGCTCTTCATGGCAGCAGCTCAGAAGATATGGCAATGAG GGAATTAGCCTTCTTCTTCCCAGACTATGTTGCTCCACCTGCAGAAGGAAAGCCCAAACTTCAGAGAACATTGGCTCTTATTAGACCAGATGCCTTCAAGAACCATAAAG AGGATATCCTGGCAACTATTAGTGAAGCTGGCTTTAAGGTGGCCATGCAGAAGGAGATGCAGCTCACCAGAGAGATGGCTGAAGAGTTCTACAAGGAACACAAAGGCCAAGATTACTTCGAGGAACTCATCACAAGGATGACATG tggTCCTGTTTTGGCTCTTGGCCTGGCCAGAGAGGATGCCATCACAGGCTGGAGACACATGCTTGGACCCACTGAAGTAGAAAAAGCCAAATCGGAGGCACCAGAGAG TTTACGAGCAAAGTTTGCTCTTGAAGAAACCAAGATCAACATGTTGCACGGATCAGATTCAGAAGAGACAGCCAAGAAAGAATTGGAATTCTTCTTCCCAATGGAACAGACAGTTGCAGTCATTAAACCTGATGCTGTTGGAACAAAGG ATGAGATTATTGACAGAATCCATGAGTCTGGATTCAGGATTGCAGCACAAAAAGAAACGAATTTAACCCGAGAGCTGGCAGAAGAGTTCTATGCTGAGCACAAAGGAAAGGAATACTATGATGATTTAGTGGAACACATGACTAG TGGACCAACTTACATAATGGTGCTATCACGAGAGGATGCCGTCCAAGGATGGAGACAGGTCATTGGTCCAACTGACCCCGAAAAGGCTAAGGAAGAGAACCCAGACTC ATTACGTGCAGCTTACGGCAAAAATATTCTCCAAAATGCAGTTCATGGTAGCTCAACGGCTGAGCACGCGGACGTGACTGTGAAGAAGATATTTggtgatttaaaatttgcaccAGATGGTACTGTCATAG CTGAGGATGTCCCAGAGCAACAAGAGAAGAaag AACCTGTGACAACTTCAAATACTGAGAAAGAACAGACTGCACCTGAAGTTAAAGAAG AAGAGAAGAAGGAAGAAGAACCACCAAAGGAAGATGCCACTAAGGAAGAGTCCAAACCAGCAGAAGAGTCCAAACCAGCAGAGGAAGAGTCCAAACCAGCAGAAGAGTCCAAACCAGCAGAGGAAGAGTCCAAACCAGCAGAAGAGCCTAAACCAGAGG AGTCCAAACCAGCAGAAGAAGCACCAAAGGAAGAAGAGAAAAAACCAG AATCACCAAAGCCTAATGAGGAACAAAAAG CTGAAGAACCTAAAAGTGAAGAGGCAAAAACTGATGACGCCAAAGTTGAGGAGGCTAAAGCAGAGGAAAGTGAACCAAAAACTGAACAAACTGAATCAAATGAGGAACAGAAGCCAG CTGAAGAAGGAGAGAAGAAAGAAGAAGAGAAGAAGGAGGAGGAAAAGAAGGAAGAAGCACCAGCTGAACAAG GTTGA